A genomic region of Zea mays cultivar B73 chromosome 6, Zm-B73-REFERENCE-NAM-5.0, whole genome shotgun sequence contains the following coding sequences:
- the LOC100275959 gene encoding uncharacterized protein isoform X1, whose product MPRIPLIRFPKRNLKAPSPSAPGAKAEAPSSGEIKNYRFRSDVPCPPSHTAVGGPASLLPKRKPLTEEEIEAIMLGGSI is encoded by the exons ATGCCGCGGATCCCTCTGATCAGGTTCCCCAAGCGGAATCTCAAAGCCCCATCTCCATCCGCGCCAG GGGCTAAAGCAGAGGCACCATCTTCTGGAGAGATTAAAAATTACCGCTTTAGATCTGATGTGCCTTGCCCACCTTCTCATACTGCCGTAGGAGGTCCAGCTTCACTCCTTCCTAAGCGCAAACCCCTGACTGAAGAAGAGATTGAGGCTATTATG CTGGGGGGCTCCATCTGA
- the LOC100275959 gene encoding uncharacterized protein LOC100275959 produces MPRIPLIRFPKRNLKAPSPSAPAASQPADQHATLMFRLGAKAEAPSSGEIKNYRFRSDVPCPPSHTAVGGPASLLPKRKPLTEEEIEAIMLGGSI; encoded by the exons ATGCCGCGGATCCCTCTGATCAGGTTCCCCAAGCGGAATCTCAAAGCCCCATCTCCATCCGCGCCAG CGGCGTCGCAACCCGCAGACCAGCACGCGACCCTCATGTTCCGGTTAG GGGCTAAAGCAGAGGCACCATCTTCTGGAGAGATTAAAAATTACCGCTTTAGATCTGATGTGCCTTGCCCACCTTCTCATACTGCCGTAGGAGGTCCAGCTTCACTCCTTCCTAAGCGCAAACCCCTGACTGAAGAAGAGATTGAGGCTATTATG CTGGGGGGCTCCATCTGA